In Desulfonatronum thioautotrophicum, the DNA window GGGTTTCCCTATCGCCACAGGTGTCATCGAGGGTGCCTGTCGGCACTTGGTCAAAAAACGCATGGAAAACAGCGGAGCCCGATGGAGCCTTGCCGGTGCCGAAGCCGTGCTCCAATTGCGGGCTTTGCAATATAGCAATGACTTCGATGAGTACTGGGTCTTCCATGAAACCAGAGAACAGGAGCGGAACCACCGGTCTCGCTATAATGACGGCATTATCCCAACAATTGTCTCAGCAAGACACCCGAGAAAAGACTCCAGGTTGAAGTTGATCAAAAATTAAAAAACGGATGTTGCCTGGGCAGGGTTGTGTGTCCGTAGGCGTCCGAAAAGAGCCGTACCCCAATTCATGTTAAGCATAGGTATAAAAATGGACCTTATGGTGTGAAATTATTTTTCTGCACATCATTTTTGATATGCATGGTTCTGTCATTTTTACCTTTAGATATGGCTCATTGTAGCAACACAAGTGTATCATTCAACCAATCTAGAGCCATCAACACACTAAAATCTGCTGTTGAAAAATTTGATGAGCTTGAAAATGTTCCGGAAAAAGCGTGGATACGTACTGACAAAAGAAAGCTAGAAGCAGATATCAATCAAATACTTGACCAAACTATTGCTATTCTCGATGTCCCTTGTATTGTTGATTTGCGTCAAGATTATAGAAAAATTGAGGATGCAATTGCTATTGAGAAAGACCATATTTCAAAACTTCGAGAAAGTAGATTACTTGCACCTGAAGGTGAATCATCTATTACTCGATTCATTCCAACTCAAAGAGCCAGGCAATGGACAGCAACAACTACAGGTGATTTTGACACTCTAATTGAATCTCGCCAACAGAATCTCAAAACATATCAGAATGAAATGAGAAGCATCGAAATTCAGATGTCAGAAGCACTCTCCAAAATTGGCATTGATCTAAATCCTGAGCAGGTTGAATTCTGGCTTAGCTCTGTTATTGGTGACGATGTTTTATCAATGAGCATTGTTTTTTCAAATGCGAAAGAAGTTACGAGTCTGCTATCTAGACTAACCAAAGAGTCTGGTGAAAATATAAACTATGCCAAACGCTACTATGGAATGCTTGTAATGCTTCATAAAATGGTTATAAATATGCAAGAAAGATTCATATTGAAAGTTGACGATGACATACTTCCAAAACTGTTAGGATTTTCTAAAGAGGCAGATAATAATATCAAGGAAGCAATGAGCCTAATAAAAAGTGGAGGCTCTCGTGCTAGCCTGGAGAGTAATATATCAGCAAATGAGATCACAAAGCAAGCAATTGAATTATATCAGAAAATCGTAAAAGATCATCGAAAGAAGGTATCCGATGCCTTAAAAATTAGCACACATGAAATGCGTGTTGCAATCAATACCTACAATACCGTTAGGCTGAGTTCAGACGTAATGGCTCTAATTCGAGAAGGATTGGATACATTTGAAACACTATTAAGCCTTCAAATACCAGCCGCTGATGAGTTTCAGAATAATGAGATTCGTGAAGAATTTCGAAAATTGTCAGAAAGAATGAGATAAAATGGTATAGAAATTTTGCTGTAACCCAATACACTGACCCATGGACAGAGCCAGTTCCTCACCAAACCTTTTCGCCGAGACCAGAACTTCGCCATTATTTTTGACCTTTCCTCGATCGAAAATCCTAAACAGGACTTTAACCAAATCGCCGCCTGCATATTTTTTTCTTTCTTGATTTCAAGGTTCTAGGCTGCATTTCTGCGTAAGACCCTTCTTTATTCACCTATATTTCAGCCCAGTGTTGTCCGGTTAAGAATTTGCATTCATCCACTTGAAAAAATATTTCACACATGAGCAAAACCTATTGGCATTTTAATGAAGTCGGCGGTTATTTGTAATATCTCTATATTTTATGGCATTAAAAGATGCCGAGATCATTCTACCCATGTCTACGTCGAAATGCTCCTACTTTTTTAAGGTTACAAAACCAATTCAACAGTTACCAAACCAAGTGCATCCGGAAATACCGTCCGGGAGGCATGGAAGGCCGACCCTTTGGGATGCGTAATGGGGCTTGCAAAGATTTTCGACAAACCGGTCAAAGCCGGACTTTTGAAGAACAGGCTGAAGACGGTCGAAAAAAGCGTGTCCCATGGACTTCGGTATCTGGTTCCACGCTATGAACATGTCTGCCTGTCGAGCCTTTTGTCGCCCCAATCCCATGACAATCTCCCCTGGCTGTGATGAAAGAACAAATCACGAGCTAGATATGTCATTTATATCAATCAATCTAAATTTTTGCAGCCATTTTTGCCCTGCTAAAGGCTTGTAGGCTGGACGACTTTTTCAACACGCAGTTACCCAAACGTCCATCAACGAGTCCGGGCAGGCCATCTTGTCAAAGCGTCGACGGATTCGACGATAGAAATGTGCTCAGCGATATCCCTAATGGCGAACTAGCCTCATCGCATCCAATCCTCTTTTTGTTAAAATATCTCACACTTCTTCAAAAAGCATCAACCTGACCCCCTGTAGCTCTTTGACCTGACTCATGATCACCCCCCCCCCTTTAAAGGATTGATCGGCAAATCGGTCAATTCATGCGCTACATTAGGTCGGTCATATCGTGTGCTCCTGACAGCCCCTCTCTCAGTATCCTCCGGCCAGATTCAATCCCACTTCCGCCGCACCGCAAGACGACGACCAAACCCTGGTCCACGCTCTAAAACGAATCGGAGATCGCATCCCGGTGATCGGCGAATCCGATGTCAATGCCCTAGATGAGGCCATACGCGGCGTGCTGGTTCAGGACGATCCCTGCTGGAAACTCAAAGGTATCGCTCCTGAAAGTGTCCTCACGTCCAGTGATTGGCTCATCGCGCACCCTCAAGGCACATACGGCGAAGGGGTGGCAATCAAGGATAATCCCTATTCACTTGCGCTTGGGTAACCAGATCGCCTCCGTCTGGATCGACATGGTTTGGTAAACTCCCAATGGCTACGTGATCGTTGATCACAAATCCTAGAAGGGCAGGCTGGATAGAGTGCAAAAACTGTATCCCGTTTGTGTCCCAGCTCAATGACTGTGCAGACTGCCAGGAAAAAGCCCTTGGTTCGAAGCAACTGGTACTACTGATCCATCTGCCCATAATCGGGCTAATGGTGGAGATTGGAAGTAGGGTAGGAATTTTCCCTGGAAGGGATTCAGGATGACGGAATCGGCAGGGTAGCATTCAATCGTAATAAGCCGTCTTTTCACTTATGGCACCCTCAATATATTTCCAATTGGTTTCGCCTCAATTGTTTAATCTCTTGACCCACCATTTTTTCTTGTTCGTTCAGGTTGTTCAGTCTGGCAAAAGAGTTGTCAAACGTATTCACTCAAGCTGGTCTGTGACAGTTTGAACTCTACCTGAAATGTGGTTTTGCAAACAAAGCACTGTATATTACCATAGCTTGATTGCATTATAAATGCAAATCCTCTTTACACTTGTCGTGCAGGAGAACGGTCTCGGTACGGATGGAATACGAATTGTGCAGAGAAGAGAGGAACTCCTTGGACTGGTCGCTACATCAAAAGTATTAAAAGATTTATATCAATTCTCGAAACGCAGAAGCGTTTTCAGCAATACCTTATCATCTATGACAATACATTTATCAACGATCTACATGCCATAAAATTAAATTTTATGTCTATATAGTTGTGCTAAATTAAAAATAATTTTGCAGAATTTTCATAATCAAGTTTCATCGCTAGTCTCTATATTTACTGAAAGTTTATTTCAAGAATTTATCACCAATTCAAAGATGGAATTAAGCCATTATAGCGTCTTGTTATATATTTTTATATAAAAAATTGAATTGTTTTTTTCTATACAAAGATATTATTATATAAATAATATTACATTTTAGTATTTTCATGTAAATTAGTTTTTTTTTTGAAATAAATTATATCATTTTTAGCGCAACATGTCACTATATATTTCAAAAAAATGTATAACTTAATAAAATTTAAATTTTTAAAAATCTGTTCCTTAAATCAGAATGACGAAATTTATGATAAAATATTTCACAAAAAATGAGCTAGTTGTGTAATTTAAATTTTTCATAAACATAATTTTATGCTTTTACGTATTGACAAAACTGTCTAGATATGGTAAGAAAACAATTGGCAGATCTTTTCCATTTTCAAGATGGAGGATGAATGAGGGTATTGCTTGCAGGAGACACGCATGGAGAGTTTCAGCACGTGCTCTCCTGTTCACACGAGGCTGATGCAATCATTTTTTTGGGGGACCAGACCCCAAAGCGAGATTTTAAGTCCGAGCTGGGAGCGGTCGCGGACAAGTCATGGTTCGTACTAGGCAACCATGATTCTGATCATTTGGAATTTCTCCAGAACCATAAATCCATGTTGCACAGGTGCCTGCACTGCACGGTCGAGGAGTTTGGGGGAATCAGGGTGGCCGGGCTTAACGGCATTTTTATGAGGCGATTTCTGGGCCTGTCCAACGTCGATCTGCTGAAGGACCTCTACTCACTCAAACCGTTCTATCACAGCCGGCGGGACTGTTTGTGGTACAGAAGTCTCGGGTATGAATACCTGACAGCGATTTTTCCGGAGGACATCGAGCACATGATAGAGCTTCAAGCCGATGTCCTGGTTTGCCATGAGGCACCGGAATGCCATCGTCACGGATTCATGATGCTGGGCGACCTGGCTCGAACTATGGGGGTCAAGCTGCTGATCCACGGGCACCATCACGAGCGCTATGAGGATGTGATCGAGGAAGGTATCAAGGTTGTTGGCCTCGGACCGCCTGGCGAGTTCGATCCTATCACGGAACAGGACGAGGGCTTAGACTGGCTGCATCATCTTTATCCTTGGCAGATCGCATGAGTTGTCTTTGTACGTACTCTGAATGATTTTTTTTGCTAAATCATTTTCAAATAATTGGACTTTCGCACTGGGCATTGTTCTCTGCAAATTTCTTGTGAATTCCAGTGCAATTTTGACAAACCATAATCATTGGAGACGCAAATACGCATGAATACAACACAGGTTATGACGGCATTCAGAAATCACGATATCGGAGCATTGCGTAAGAGGATTGTTGCAAGCACCAATGTCGACCACCATGAGTATACGACTTTGTTTACATTTGATTCAAAAACAACCCTTTCCATGGAGGAAGGGAAACTCAATGTTCTGATTGTTGGTGCTACAGGTAGGGGTAAGACCAGATCTTTAGTGACACCAATATCTGAAAGGCTTATCAAAATGGGCTTGGGTGGGTTGATCATCGATGTGAAAAATACCCAGTGCGACAATATCCGCAAGATTGCGGCGTCCTGTGGCAGGCTTGATGATATAGTGGAAGTAGGCTCCTTTGCCACTGCCCGACCTGTGAATCTTCTTGCGGGCATAGAGGAACAGGAGCTTCGTGATATGCTCGAAAATATGATGATCACGGGTATCCAGAACAGCAATAACTTGGATTGGCACTACAAGGGAGTGTCTATTGTTCTGGATTGCCTGCGACTGCTTCAATACCTTGATGAGGCAGAACCAGGCGGGTTGTTCAGTCCCACTCTAAGCCTGTTGGCAAAGATGACATATGATTTCGAATTCGCCAGAAATTTGTGGCAACACTGGATATTGACGGTAAGTGAGCCGACGCGAGAACAGGCGGCTTTTAGGGCATTCGTGGAATCAAATTCGTTCCATGTGTTGTGCAAGGATGAAAGTGGAAGCGGTAGTTTCGAATGGGAGCGGCAGGTCACTTGGCAACTGGCCAACGTCCGCAGAATTTTGAACGATTTTTCCCGGTCGGAATTATCTCGTAAGCTGTCGGATTCAAGAGGCCTTGCTCTTGACCTTGACGAGTTGATCCTGAAAAAAAAGAACATTGTGATTCTGCGCTTCTCACCCAGGACAGGGGGGCCGGGCAGAATCGTGGCCCGGCATCTCAAGGAACGGTTCTATCAATCTGTCTATTCGCGCTATGAACACCCATGCACAGAGCATAGGCCCGTATTCTGCATTCTCGATGAGTTCCAGGACGTATTGAATTTGGACGAGAACTCAAGTCTGGATGATTTCAACTGGTTCTCCAAGGCCCGTGAGTTTAACGTGATCAATGTCGCAGCCACCCAGAGTATGTCCAGCCTGTACCGAAATGGCCTTCATCACAAGGTCAACGCCATGCTTTGTAATTTCGGGACAAAAATCTTGATGCAATGTGATGATCCCGCCACCGACGGATGGACGCGTACATTTTTCGAGGCTCCGAAACCGGTACAGAAGTTGTGCAAGGGCGAGGTGATTCTGGCTAAGTACGCTTTTCCCAAGCGGCAGCTCGAAGTGAGTGTCGAGAGCGTCCAACAGGCTCATGACAGAATGGTTTCCATTCTATCCAGCATGACCATGCCTGAAGTCACACCTTTTTCAAATGACATGAACCAAGCGCAACTTATTCAGAAAAGAATATGGAAACCGGATTGGGTGATAAACCAGCCAGCTCTTATGAAACTTTACACTCGATTTGATATGTATTTGCGTGATGCCAAGATCGTAGTTCACTCAGATGACCCCGAAAAGTTGCAGAGAATTATTGAGGTCATGGAGATGTTACTGGAACAGCTCCAAAAGTCGGGTATTGCCTTGAAGCACCTTGAATGGCCGAGACGTGGCCGATACGTGATAAAGACACAGAGCCGACAGAAAGAGGCTGCGGAGATGGCCAGAGCGTTGTTCCGCAGGATTTGTGAGACCTGTGGCACGTTTTGCGGTACGGAACTCATTCGCCATGATTTAAAAAAAAGGTGCGCTGAATGTGAAATTGACATGCTGCGTGACCGCCTTGACGAACACCTCATCCTATTTTTTGAGACTTACCAGCGTAACCTGCAGACACCCTTTGCTGGGTTTTCGTTCCCTGAAGGGTGGAGCAGAATTGTGGAATGTGCGATGGCCGAAATGTTGCACATTTCAGAAACAATATTGATCAGTAGCATATACGTAAAGGACGGCTTCCTCAATATTTCAGTTTGTAAATCAAGCATTCCTTCAAAGATGGAGAAATCAATCATGGATATCATTCTACAAGCAGGTGAGTCTTGCAAGATCACGTGCAGGATTTGTGGGAATTCACCAATAGATTTGCAAAATCGAAAATTACTTTGTGTCGTATGCGCCTCAAAGGATAAGTGTATTGTCAATGAAGTCGAATAGTTTGTATCTTATTAATAAATTCTTTGTGGTGAGAAAAGGATTTTAGACTATTTATAATGGTAAAATTCAGATATCGAATCATTTTATGTTACATTTATTTATAATACAGAAATAATTATAAAAAAATTATTTTTTGACGATAAAATTAATGAAATGAAAGAATAATTTTTAAATTTTTTTTATAAGTTTTATCCTAAACATGAAATATAAAAATCAATTTCTAAAAAATAAAAACGAATAAATGTTATTTTATTTGGAAATGATAAAAAAATTTTGAGTAAAATATCTGTTATTATATAACCTTTTCAATAATATTTATAATAGTTAATTATACAATTATGGTCTTGTGTAAGAATTCTACTTTGCACAAGGCATTTGTAGTGAAAATCATTTTTTGTGCTCAGATAATATTTTGCATAGTTTGCGTCAGCTAAAAGCGTGTAGTAGTTTTTTCAAGGCTATGGGGCTTGACGGGCTTTGGCTGACCAAGGCAATCTCTCGGTGGAGATTGATTGTGGACCAGAGGGTTGCAAGTTTTCTTGGATAGGAATCATAAACACCAACAAAAAAATCGAGTGCACTATGCCTAATGAACTGCAGGTAGGAGACAGCGTTGTCGTCAAACCAGGCACAATGGACCCGGACATGGGATTTGATATTGGCGGTTGGCAGGGAAGGGGTGAGGCAGTTTATGATGATGAAAAAAACATCTTGATTCAATGGGACAGCAATACACTCCAAGCCATGGACTATGAACTGATTGTCCAGTCTGAACTAGAAAACCTTGATTGGGAAAGAATGGTCCTTGACATATCTGAAATTCAAAAGACTGCGCCCAGGGATACAAATTTAGACACACAAAACGTTGCTAAAATCTTGCAGGCAAAGTTAACGGATGATCCGAGGCTTGGTGAGGAAGTGTGACAAGTACTTCTGAAAATAGTGTGCTCATAACTTTCCAAATGTCCGAGCCCTAACTGCGAATTTTCGTACATGCCACCCGAGCAATGGGCGGCATGAATTGCACAAGGGGGCATAAAGATGCACTACACCTGCAAATATTGCGGTTGGAAAGCTTTGAGAATCAACGCTTTGGCTGCTAATAAACGCCCAACTCACCCAATCAATGGCAGGCACATGCCCGCATAGTAAATCTATTGTCTTTGACTACCTTTTGTATTTTTCCCTGAATCGCGCGCGACGAGCTCTGCCCCCATTTTTATCAGGACTTTCATGATGGTTACACTCAAAGATCAGCTCTCCCGCGAAAAGCCATGGGCCATCCTCGGCATCACCCGCAAGAAATACGACACTATCAAGCCCTGGAAAAAGGCCGGGATGAGTAAGGAGAAATACGCGGAGATGCTCAACCTCATGCCGCATGAGGCCATGCAGATATTGAAAGACGAAGCTGACGCTGAGATTTTGGTGGAAAGCATTTTTGGGAGTCGAGAGTAAACGCATGGTGTACGACTACACGGATCAAATCAAGATATTCTGGCCAACTATCCTGCAGGCCTGGGATATGCATTCAACCCAACGTCCAATTATCGAATGTGATTTGGATAGCGGGAAAGTTATCGTCTATCCGTCA includes these proteins:
- a CDS encoding metallophosphoesterase family protein, translated to MRVLLAGDTHGEFQHVLSCSHEADAIIFLGDQTPKRDFKSELGAVADKSWFVLGNHDSDHLEFLQNHKSMLHRCLHCTVEEFGGIRVAGLNGIFMRRFLGLSNVDLLKDLYSLKPFYHSRRDCLWYRSLGYEYLTAIFPEDIEHMIELQADVLVCHEAPECHRHGFMMLGDLARTMGVKLLIHGHHHERYEDVIEEGIKVVGLGPPGEFDPITEQDEGLDWLHHLYPWQIA
- a CDS encoding type IV secretory system conjugative DNA transfer family protein — protein: MNTTQVMTAFRNHDIGALRKRIVASTNVDHHEYTTLFTFDSKTTLSMEEGKLNVLIVGATGRGKTRSLVTPISERLIKMGLGGLIIDVKNTQCDNIRKIAASCGRLDDIVEVGSFATARPVNLLAGIEEQELRDMLENMMITGIQNSNNLDWHYKGVSIVLDCLRLLQYLDEAEPGGLFSPTLSLLAKMTYDFEFARNLWQHWILTVSEPTREQAAFRAFVESNSFHVLCKDESGSGSFEWERQVTWQLANVRRILNDFSRSELSRKLSDSRGLALDLDELILKKKNIVILRFSPRTGGPGRIVARHLKERFYQSVYSRYEHPCTEHRPVFCILDEFQDVLNLDENSSLDDFNWFSKAREFNVINVAATQSMSSLYRNGLHHKVNAMLCNFGTKILMQCDDPATDGWTRTFFEAPKPVQKLCKGEVILAKYAFPKRQLEVSVESVQQAHDRMVSILSSMTMPEVTPFSNDMNQAQLIQKRIWKPDWVINQPALMKLYTRFDMYLRDAKIVVHSDDPEKLQRIIEVMEMLLEQLQKSGIALKHLEWPRRGRYVIKTQSRQKEAAEMARALFRRICETCGTFCGTELIRHDLKKRCAECEIDMLRDRLDEHLILFFETYQRNLQTPFAGFSFPEGWSRIVECAMAEMLHISETILISSIYVKDGFLNISVCKSSIPSKMEKSIMDIILQAGESCKITCRICGNSPIDLQNRKLLCVVCASKDKCIVNEVE